Proteins from one Porites lutea chromosome 3, jaPorLute2.1, whole genome shotgun sequence genomic window:
- the LOC140930459 gene encoding uncharacterized protein → MTALADEGLKLMEAMYVTIGFAWKPEAHVDVKRVELLISKAEDIYQDHFDHSQEPLIENDKCTTYTLEQWNTEGGSYCACPSLEPGVYQFVFRVDNGTERELQISDYYERTFLGNGRPVNYIELIENSEVDRSTLAVGKRNIIRSRGGSSGTTSSRSKKSFGSDRESSLNSSSDANCTTCTLL, encoded by the exons ATGACGGCTCTTGCTGATGAAGGTTTGAAACTTATGGAAGCGATGTATGTAACGATAGGATTTGCGTGGAAACCTGAAGCTCATGTTGATGTAAAGCGCGTCGAACTTCTGATCAGCAAAGCGGAAGACATCTATCAAGATCATTTTGATCACAGCCAAGAGCCTTTGATTGAAAATGATAAGTGCACCACTTACACCTTGGAACAGTGGAATACAGAGGGTGGAAGCTATTGTGCTTGTCCGTCTCTCGAACCAGGAGTTTATCAGTTTGTTTTTAGAGTGGACAATGGCACAGAAAGAGAACTACAAATTTCTGATTATTACGAGAGAACGTTCCTGGGCAATGGTCGTCCGGTGAACTACATCGAACTTATTGAAAACTCAGAGGTCGATCGATCAACTCTGGCTGTTGgcaaaagaaatattattcGAT CACGTGGAGGTTCATCAGGTACCACTTCCTCAAGAAGCAAGAAGAGCTTTGGCAGTGACAGGGAGAGCAGCCTCAATAGCAGCTCTGATGCTAATTGTACAACATGTACTTTGTTATGA